The genomic window TTCCGCCTATACCGAACCGGGCATTGCGGCCCACGGTATCCAGGCAGTACAGATAGATGTGTCGGATCACCATGGGGGGGATCTCTTTTCTTTTGAACAGATAGCTCACTGCATTGATCAATGCGGTGGGCACGCAATCATATTCAGACACCTGGTAATGCAGCGGGGTATACATGGAATCTCCTGGCAAGCAACATCCTGACCGAAGATGATCCTATACGCCATTTTTCCTGATTTTGCAAGCAATGTTCTCTGTCTTGCATTCCCTGATGAATAAAGGTATCTGATGGATAAACCAGGTTCATCAGATTGACATATTGAGATAACAGGAACGGCCCATGGAAAAAACTTCCCTCATTATCCGTGCAGACCAGCTGTATTCCTGTGTGGTGCCCGGATCAGGCAACATCACCACCTCCCGGGCGATTTGATCCATATCAATGAGAGGGGCCCCTAATTCCTCGAGCATCCCGGATACCGTGGTTTTGCCGCAGGCAATGCTGCCGGTGACCGCCACAATCAGGCAGTGGTGTGTGCGTCGAATCTTTTCAAGGGCCGCCCGGGTCCGGCCAATCATGTCCGCCGGGGCGTTACCGGTGTGAGTCATCCTTTTCCCAGCCAAGAATCCGGTCACTTATTGTTGCACCTCCCCTTATGGGTTAACCTCATTCCCGTTTCACGTCCCGTTCAAACGCCTGCCTTAAGTTAAAGCGT from Desulfotignum phosphitoxidans DSM 13687 includes these protein-coding regions:
- a CDS encoding dephospho-CoA kinase encodes the protein MTHTGNAPADMIGRTRAALEKIRRTHHCLIVAVTGSIACGKTTVSGMLEELGAPLIDMDQIAREVVMLPDPGTTQEYSWSARIMREVFSMGRSCYLNMSI